The genome window CCAAGCGCTTCTTCGTCGAGAAGCGCAGCAGCCGCACATTGCGCGAGGACTCGCCCGCGTCCTGGTCGGGCAGTGAGAGCGGACTCTGCACCGCAAGCACCAGATCGCCGCCCGGAAGAAGGGCCAGGCCCTCGAAACCGCGGTTGATCTTGCGGTGCAGGAGCACGCCCGGCAGGGCCTCCACCACCGGGTAGTCGGCGCCCGCCAGCCCGAGACCCTGCGGCACGTAGCGGGTCAGCACCCGGCCGCGGGCGGAGACATGCACCAGGGAGGGGCCGTACTCGTCGACGAGCCAGAAGCTGCCGTCGGCGGCGCGGACGATGCCCTCGGTGTCCAGACCGTTCGGGTCGTACCCCAACGGCGTCTTCGCGTCGTAGGTGTACGGGGCCTCGTCGCGGTCCCGCTGGTTCGGCAGGCCGGTGACCGCGGCGCCGGACCGGGTGGTGATCGCAATGGCCTTCAGGACCCGGATCTGCTTCCCGCTGACCCGTATCTTGACGATCGCCGGGTCGAATCCGGGGACGGGGAAGGTACGCCGCTTCTTCCCGTCGATCTTGATCTGCCCGTTGGGTCCGCGGTCGGTGACGGTCCAGAACTCGCCCCGGCGGCCCGCGGGATAGATGTCGCTGCCGATGCCGCCGAGTCTCACCCCGCGGTCGTCCGCGACCGTCCCCGGCAGCAGCCCGTTGCTGAAGCCGGCCAGCGGAACGTCGCCGAGCACGGCCGTCCCGGTGACTCGCGTGGTGCGCTCCGGACGCTCGTGCCGGTCCTGTGCACCGCTTGCGGTTCCGGCCACGCACACCGTGCCGAGAAGGGCGAGCGGCAGGCCGGCTGCAAGGGAACGACGGACAACACGCGCGGACATGGGGCCTCCTGGGGCACGAACAGCTCGGACGGTCGTCAGGTTCCGTCCTCGGCATCAACACGCGGTGACATCCAGTTGAACGCACGGACAGAACGCGACGACGGGCGGGGGCGGAGGCACTCCTCCGGCTCCACCGCCCGTCGCCGATCGCCCGGCGGCCGTACGAACGGGCCCTCAGTCGTCCGACATGCCCGAGCCACCCAGCGCAGCCGCCGGATCATCGTCCGCCGGACCCGCCGGGACCCAGCGCCCGCCTTCCTTGCGGTACGGCCACCAGCGCCCGTCCCGTCCGTAGCGGAGCTGCACGCCACCGTCCACGGCGGTCCAGCGGTTGCCCACCGACCGAAGCCGGGGCCGCTCGCCCTCCTCCCACGCCTCGGCGAGCTGGGCCCGCGCCCTGGCCAGGGCCTCCGGATCGGGTACCCACTCCTCTTCGAGCACGGCGAGTGCCGCCACCCCGCCGTATCGCCACGCCCGCACCGCCGCATCGAGATCGGCCCGTCGCCGCCCCGAACCGGTGATCAACCGCTTCGCGATCCACGGCTCGGGCCGGGCCTCCGCGACCAGCCGTACGGCATCCTCCTGCGGCGTCAGGTCGGCCGGCAGCGGCTGCTGTTCGTGGCCGGGGGAGAGCGCCGCGGCCAGCATCCGGTGGGCACGCGCCGCACTGTCCGTGGCCAGCATCTCCAGAGCCGCCGGATCGACGCCGGCCTGCGGTTCCGTCTCCGTGTCCAGCGACGGCGCCGAGCCGGGCTCCGCGGGCAGCGGTGGAGGAGCGGGCAACGGGGGCAGGATGTCCCGCGCCGCGAACACCTCGTCCGCCCGTACGCCCGGATCATCGGCCTTCGCCTGCGCAGCCGCGGGCCCGTCGGCGGGATCGGCCGGTGCGCAGGCCCCGTGCCCCTCGGCTCGGGCCGCGATGCGGACCTGCAGTTCGTCCAGGAGCCGCCGCTCACCGCGCCCCCGCATCAGCAGCAGCACGAACGGGTCCTGGTCCAGCAGACGCGCCACCTGGTAGCACAGGGCGGCGGTGTGCGGGCAGTGGTCCCACGCGTCACAGGTGCACTCCGGGTCCAGACCGCCGATCCCGGGCAGCAGTTCCACCCCGGCCGCTGCCGCGTCCTCCGCCAGGTGCGGCGGCATCTCCCGGTCCAGCAGCGCCGCGATGTGCCCGGCCCGTTCGACGGCCATGCCGAGGAGACGTTCCCAGTCCGCCTCGCTCAGCTCCTGGAGCAGCACATCGCTGCGGTACGCGGACGAGTCCCCGTCCCGGACCACCGCGGTGATCCGGCCGGGCCGCACGGTGACCGCGCCGACCCGGCCCTCGCGGGCGAACCTGCGTCCCTTCTTGAGCTGCTGGCCGTCCAGCGCGGTGTCCTCCAGGGCCTTCAGCCACGCCCGGCCCCACCAGGACTGGGCGAAGTCGCGGCCCCGTGCGGGCGGCAGCGCGGCGAAGGTACGTTCCTGCCCCGGGGCGGCGTTGTCGCTGTCCTCGCCCTCGTACTCGCCACCGTCGTAGCGGTCGCCCTCGTGTCCGTCACTCATCGCGTTCCCCCTCGCAGCTCCACCAGATCGGCCAGTTCCGCATCGGTCAGTTCGGTCAGCGCCGCCTCGCCCGAGCCGAGCACCGCGTCCGCGAGGCCCTGCTTGCGGGCCAGCATGTCGGCGATCCGGTCCTCGATGGTGCCCTCGGCGATCAGCCGGTGGACCTGCACCGGCTGGGTCTGTCCGATCCGGTACGCGCGGTCGGTGGCTTGTGCTTCGACCGCCGGGTTCCACCAGCGGTCGAAGTGCACGACATGACCGGCCCGGGTGAGGTTGAGACCGGTGCCGGCCGCCTTCAACGACAACAGGAAGACCGGGGCCTCGCCCGCCTGGAAGCGGTTGACCATCGCCTCGCGCTCCGCGACGGGCGTACCGCCGTGCAGGAACTGCGTACGCACCCCGCGCGCCGCCAGATGCTGTTCGAGCAGCCTGGCCATCTGCACGTACTGGGTGAACACCAGCACGCCGGCCTCCTCCGCCAGGATCGTGTCGAGCAGTTCGTCCAGCAGCTCCACCTTTCCCGAACGGTCGGCGATCCGCGGCTCGTTCTCCTTCAGGTACTGCGCCGGGTGGTTGCAGATCTGCTTCAGCGCCGTCAGCAGCTTGACGACGAGGCCCCGCCGGGCGAAGCCGTCGGCGTCGGCGATCGCGGCCAGCGTCTCGCGCACCACCGCTTCGTACAGACCCGTCTGTTCCGGCGTCAGCGACACCGTGCGGTCCGTCTCGGTCTTCGGCGGCAGCTCCGGCGCGATGCCCGGGTCGGACTTGCGCCGCCGCAGCAGGAACGGCCGCACCAGCGCGGCGAGCCGCTCGGCAGCCGCCGGGTCACCGCCCTCAGCGGTTCGTGCGTAGCGGGTACGGAAGGTGCCGAGCCGTCCCAGCAGACCGGGCGTCGTCCAGTCGAGGATCGCCCACAGATCGGAGAGGTTGTTCTCCACGGGAGTTCCGGTGAGCGCCACCCGGGCCTGTGCGCCGATCGTCCGCAACTGCTTGGCCGTCGCCGAGTACGGGTTCTTCACGTGCTGTGCCTCGTCGGCGACCACCATGCCCCACCGGATCTCCCCGAGCTTGGCCGCGTCGAGCCGCATGGTGCCGTACGTGGTGAGGACGAACTCGCCGTCCGACAGGCCGGCAAGGCTGCGCGATCCGCCGTGGAAGCGGCGTACCGGCGTTCCCGGCGCGAACTTCTCGATCTCCCGCTGCCAGTTCCCCATGAGCGACGTCGGGCAGACCACCAGCGTCGGACCGGCCGCCGATTCGATGCTCTGGCGGTGCAGATGCAGAGCGATCAGCGTGATGGTCTTGCCGAGACCCATGTCGTCGGCGAGACAGCCTCCGAGGCCGAGCGAGGTCATGGTGTGCAGCCAGTTCAGACCGCGC of Streptomyces sp. NBC_01363 contains these proteins:
- a CDS encoding SWF or SNF family helicase — protein: MSDGHEGDRYDGGEYEGEDSDNAAPGQERTFAALPPARGRDFAQSWWGRAWLKALEDTALDGQQLKKGRRFAREGRVGAVTVRPGRITAVVRDGDSSAYRSDVLLQELSEADWERLLGMAVERAGHIAALLDREMPPHLAEDAAAAGVELLPGIGGLDPECTCDAWDHCPHTAALCYQVARLLDQDPFVLLLMRGRGERRLLDELQVRIAARAEGHGACAPADPADGPAAAQAKADDPGVRADEVFAARDILPPLPAPPPLPAEPGSAPSLDTETEPQAGVDPAALEMLATDSAARAHRMLAAALSPGHEQQPLPADLTPQEDAVRLVAEARPEPWIAKRLITGSGRRRADLDAAVRAWRYGGVAALAVLEEEWVPDPEALARARAQLAEAWEEGERPRLRSVGNRWTAVDGGVQLRYGRDGRWWPYRKEGGRWVPAGPADDDPAAALGGSGMSDD
- a CDS encoding esterase-like activity of phytase family protein produces the protein MSARVVRRSLAAGLPLALLGTVCVAGTASGAQDRHERPERTTRVTGTAVLGDVPLAGFSNGLLPGTVADDRGVRLGGIGSDIYPAGRRGEFWTVTDRGPNGQIKIDGKKRRTFPVPGFDPAIVKIRVSGKQIRVLKAIAITTRSGAAVTGLPNQRDRDEAPYTYDAKTPLGYDPNGLDTEGIVRAADGSFWLVDEYGPSLVHVSARGRVLTRYVPQGLGLAGADYPVVEALPGVLLHRKINRGFEGLALLPGGDLVLAVQSPLSLPDQDAGESSRNVRLLRFSTKKRLVTAEYAYRFDAVDVVDPGEDDTSELKISSVVAIGRNDLLVEERTDKAARLHRVTLPHGSGILGSAWDDPATSPSYEELTAPSASGVPVLRKSLVVDLGKVAGVPGKIEGVAVTGRDTLALINDNDFGMTDGAEAFDTNGRLVDSGIETSVTQLRLPRPLRG